A stretch of the Lactuca sativa cultivar Salinas chromosome 9, Lsat_Salinas_v11, whole genome shotgun sequence genome encodes the following:
- the LOC111899046 gene encoding protein EXECUTER 1, chloroplastic, with translation MASISPPTFPSSTRNFDPIPHKLTYATPKFNTTSHLNHRSTYSSTLFSQSLSIGFHSKTICRCQKNNDEGNTGDNESPRRWDSAFHDYLKNVIKWFDDYMDGYHINQPENDKGETDDSCGGAVIVGDGGGDEDWDWERWKKHFCEVDKQEIIVSILENQLHLAVVKEDYEEAARIKVAIAAAATNDTVGRVMSQLNKAIKEERFKDAAFVRDHASAGLVGWWAGFSDDSQDPYGRIIQISAEYGRYLARSYSPRQLAEAADGVPLFEVFITMNEKGEYKHQIVYLKQSEISRNFSIDSATSSSLINTLNSLDSMDEESDLSANDNEDTNAGFENILRDIIPGAKDVKIKVMNLTPLGKIDMSLISKVVEQIMEEEDEEGEEERESDTELDSDTEQYEIDFDVGITIVDNEGNSQTAVKIMVSDLAQEASSNKSCKDIIRTPAKLEKKNLSSFTFKIDKENPQDSLGNNGGIQDSKSQSTDNVILDLARAIVRGEIPVKVLDNVDELINLTINQGQNRQSLSGSTTFNRIELPLTGDPLNGIYVGHGYYTYEIVQLKRKFGQWKEDENKEFTNLEFYEYVEAVKITGDPHVPAGQVAFRAKVGTKYQLPHGGIIPEEFGAIARYRGQGRLAEAGFQNPRWVDGELVILDGKRNNGGSVVVFVYRAPENHSGLFFKQLRLQE, from the exons ATGGCGTCTATATCTCCCCCAACCTTCCCTTCCTCCACTCGCAACTTCGATCCAATTCCCCACAAACTCACCTACGCAACCCCTAAATTCAACACCacttctcatttgaaccaccGATCAACCTATTCGTCGACTCTCTTCTCGCAATCTCTCTCCATAGGTTTTCATTCTAAGACCATCTGTCGCTGCCAAAAGAATAACGATGAAGGCAACACCGGAGACAACGAAAGCCCTCGCCGTTGGGACTCGGCATTTCACGACTACTTGAAAAATGTGATTAAGTGGTTTGATGATTACATGGATGGCTATCATATTAATCAACCGGAAAACGACAAAGGGGAAACGGATGATTCTTGTGGTGGTGCTGTGATCgttggagatggaggtggtgatGAAGATTGGGATTGGGAACGGTGGAAGAAGCATTTCTGTGAGGTGGATAAGCAGGAGATTATCGTTTCTATCTTGGAG AATCAACTACACCTTGCTGTTGTTAAAGAGGACTACGAAGAAGCTGCTAGGATTAAAGTGGCAATTGCAGCAGCTGCAACTAATGATACTGTTGGTAGAGTGATGTCTCAGCTGAAT AAAGCCATAAAGGAAGAACGTTTCAAAGATGCAGCCTTTGTACGAGATCATGCTAGTGCAGGTTTG GTAGGGTGGTGGGCTGGATTTTCAGATGATAGCCAAGATCCATATGGTCGTATTATCCAGATAAGTGCAGAGTATGGAAGGTACCTTGCAAGAAGTTATTCTCCCAG GCAGCTTGCTGAGGCTGCAGATGGTGTCCCTTTGTTTGAGGTTTTTATCACAATGAATGAGAAAGGAGAATACAAACATCAG ATTGTATACTTGAAACAAAGCGAGATTTCTAGAAACTTTTCAATTGATTCCGCCACATCATCAAGTCTTATCAATACTTTGAATTCCCTGGACTCCATGGATGAAGAAAGTGATCTATCTGCAAATGACAATGAAGACACGAATGCTGGTTTTGAGAATATTTTAAGAGATATAATTCCTGGTGCAAAAGATGTGAAAATTAAGGTGATGAATCTCACACCACTAGGAAAAATAGACATGAGTTTAATATCAAAGGTGGTTGAACAAATAatggaggaagaagatgaagaaggagaagaagaaagagagagtGATACAGAGTTGGATAGTGATACAGAGCAATATGAGATTGATTTTGATGTTGGGATTACAATAGTTGATAATGAAGGTAATAGTCAAACTGCAGTCAAGATTATGGTTAGTGATTTGGCACAAGAAGCTTCTTCTAACAAATCTTGTAAAGATATAATTCGAACACCTGCCAAATTAGAAAAGAAAAATCTCTCATCTTTCACTTTCAAAATAGACAAAGAGAATCCACAAGATTCTTTAGGCAATAATGGTGGAATTCAAGATAGTAAAAGTCAGAGCACAGACAATGTTATTCTTGATCTTGCAAGGGCTATTGTAAGAGGGGAGATACCCGTGAAG GTGCTTGACAATGTGGATGAGTTGATAAATCTCACCATTAATCAGGGGCAAAATCGTCAATCTTTATCTGGATCTACAACATTCAACCGGATTGAGCTTCCGTTAACTGGAGACCCTTTAAATG GAATTTATGTTGGACATGGGTATTACACTTATGAAATTGTTCAATTAAAACGAAAATTTGGTCAGTGGAAAGAGGATGAAAACAAGGAGTTTACAAATCTTGAGTTTTATGAGTATGTAGAAGCAGTTAAAATTACGGGGGACCCACACGTGCCAGCTGGACAG GTAGCATTTCGTGCAAAAGTTGGAACTAAATATCAGCTTCCTCATGGAGGGATCATCCCAGAAGAATTTGGAGCG ATTGCTCGATATCGAGGACAAGGGAGGCTTGCAGAGGCGGGATTTCAAAATCCTAGATGGGTTGATGGCGAACTTGTAATTCTTGATGGAAAG cgcAATAATGGAGGTTCTGTTGTTGTATTTGTATATCGGGCACCTGAGAACCATTCTGGGCTATTCTTTAAGCAGTTAAGGCTCCAGGAATAG